From the Desulfovibrio sp. JY genome, one window contains:
- a CDS encoding alpha amylase C-terminal domain-containing protein, whose amino-acid sequence MAPHGSWQIDGDATQGNVRFSLFFPGADAAPAQFETAGKGATYGDPQIKSLQVVGDFMHHLGLHDWDIGSAPQLTASQAGNGHVWSYDTTTPIPAGFYEYKYFVTFNNGRSRYVGDPYARYGGKEQENSAFVVGGSSPEANAVSPVFGGRKPLRDLVVYELMLDDFTDEYRGHRAPLDAAMDKLDYLVRLGINAILFMPWTAWPGTGYSWGYTPYQYFSVEYRYANALNAPAEKLSWLKKLISACHDRGIHVIMDGVFNHVGDTGLTGNAAYGFPYRWLYQNEYDCPYIGPFGDRFESLLELDYNNHCTQEFIRDVCFYWIDTCGLDGIRFDCTKGFYVPGSSKGLPELIASITSHVGDPNFSTIIEHIDISACQVANTVGATSYWNNALYDCAFDGLWQGKPASRLMTVLDSHGGLAPDRVATTYLSNHDHSHIAWRAGARDNCGARNWFRVQPYAIALFTMPGCPLFFNGTEFAEDYWLMEDDQGTGRRVQARPLRWNHINDAYGQGTFALFAKLIAIRKSHPGLRSDNIYPAGWQTWQERFDPNGYGIDTARGLVIFHRWGNDGIKLQRIMVAINFSCENQEVDIPFAAGGTWHDALNGDTVQVSGGFLRGVTVNSHWGRIYVQRDAAV is encoded by the coding sequence ATGGCCCCTCATGGATCCTGGCAAATCGACGGCGATGCAACGCAAGGCAATGTCCGCTTCAGTCTTTTCTTTCCCGGAGCCGACGCCGCGCCTGCTCAATTCGAAACAGCCGGCAAAGGCGCGACCTACGGCGACCCGCAGATCAAATCCCTCCAGGTCGTCGGCGACTTCATGCACCATCTCGGGCTTCACGACTGGGACATCGGCAGCGCGCCCCAATTGACCGCGTCGCAGGCCGGAAACGGGCACGTCTGGAGCTACGACACCACGACGCCGATTCCGGCGGGATTTTACGAATACAAGTACTTCGTTACCTTCAATAACGGCCGCAGCCGCTATGTCGGCGATCCCTACGCCCGGTACGGCGGCAAGGAGCAGGAGAATTCCGCCTTTGTCGTCGGCGGCAGCTCGCCCGAGGCCAATGCCGTTTCACCTGTCTTCGGCGGGCGCAAGCCGCTTCGCGATCTCGTGGTCTACGAACTGATGCTCGATGATTTTACCGACGAATACCGTGGGCACCGCGCGCCCCTTGATGCCGCCATGGACAAACTCGATTACCTGGTCAGGCTCGGGATAAACGCCATCTTGTTCATGCCCTGGACCGCCTGGCCCGGCACGGGCTACAGCTGGGGCTACACGCCCTACCAGTACTTTTCCGTGGAATACCGCTATGCCAATGCCTTAAATGCTCCGGCGGAAAAGCTCTCATGGCTCAAAAAGCTCATCAGCGCCTGCCACGACCGGGGTATTCACGTCATCATGGACGGCGTGTTCAACCATGTGGGCGACACGGGCCTGACCGGAAATGCGGCCTACGGCTTTCCCTACCGCTGGCTGTATCAAAACGAATACGATTGCCCCTATATCGGCCCGTTCGGCGACAGGTTCGAAAGCCTGCTCGAACTCGACTACAACAACCACTGCACCCAGGAATTCATACGGGACGTCTGCTTCTACTGGATCGACACCTGTGGCTTGGACGGCATCCGTTTCGACTGCACCAAGGGGTTTTACGTGCCCGGTTCGTCCAAGGGCCTGCCTGAGCTCATTGCGTCCATCACCAGCCATGTCGGCGACCCGAACTTCTCCACCATCATCGAGCACATCGATATCAGCGCCTGCCAGGTGGCCAACACCGTGGGCGCGACCAGCTATTGGAACAACGCCCTTTACGACTGCGCCTTCGACGGCCTGTGGCAGGGAAAGCCCGCCTCGCGCCTGATGACCGTCCTCGATTCCCATGGCGGCCTTGCCCCGGACCGTGTGGCCACGACGTACTTAAGCAACCACGACCACTCCCATATCGCCTGGCGGGCCGGCGCAAGGGACAATTGCGGCGCGCGCAACTGGTTCCGGGTGCAACCCTATGCCATCGCCCTTTTCACCATGCCCGGCTGTCCGCTCTTTTTTAACGGAACGGAATTCGCCGAGGATTATTGGCTGATGGAAGACGACCAGGGCACGGGCCGCCGGGTCCAGGCCCGGCCTCTTCGCTGGAATCACATCAACGATGCGTACGGCCAGGGTACATTCGCTCTCTTCGCCAAGCTCATCGCCATACGCAAAAGCCACCCGGGTCTGCGCTCGGACAACATCTACCCGGCTGGCTGGCAAACCTGGCAGGAACGCTTCGATCCAAACGGCTACGGCATCGACACGGCGCGTGGCCTCGTCATATTCCACCGCTGGGGAAATGACGGGATAAAGCTTCAACGCATCATGGTGGCGATCAATTTTTCCTGTGAGAATCAAGAGGTCGACATCCCGTTTGCGGCGGGCGGCACCTGGCATGACGCGCTCAACGGGGACACGGTGCAGGTATCCGGGGGCTTCTTGCGCGGGGTGACGGTCAATTCCCACTGGGGTCGCATCTACGTGCAGCGGGATGCCGCGGTGTAA
- a CDS encoding PAS domain-containing protein, whose amino-acid sequence MTLKYKLICFCLAISILPLAVTGVVSVRQASGILGEQAFGGLAAARDSRKEALEAAAATWLREAAIMASVKEVYNAVGMTRDYFMGTKPGQRAPVDTPDYKDLHEYVGPAFGPFTKVLGFADALLVADDGRVLFGAAKGKEVGEDVKEGPLKNTSLAAAWRGAMQGHIVFADFTPYPPLGGEPTAFVAAPVKNHTGTMIEAAAILRVPKSELARIMRQGEGTGVTRDFLLVGGDGGVRVEAAASETDAAVPSGDAVARALAGQTGNLTDKDASGHEALTAFAPVRFGDVTFALLARTPASEAFAAAHGLRNVSLAVAGITAALVLLAVTIFLRREILKPLAGILTYLAAVTRGDFAAAPPAKCKGELESLRSGLLQMVGEIKNKLGFASSILKAVTIPCLVVDTAGKVTFVNPPLLRLLGLDADYKAVLGRPVAMIFGPNAAAAGQMTACLDDNNCRLGVEFLLDDGLGATRHVRMDTAPLYDLDEGLIGAFALVVDLSDVKSKEAMIVSRNEVLRRVAGEAEEIARHVAANAEELSGRVAAVTDGAMSQTAQLQETAAAFESLNQALDAVASGAEGAASGAESAMSEARAGREAVERTARAIAQVNGISDALRQSMDALGSRAASIGGIIAVISDIADQTNLLALNAAIEAARAGEAGRGFAVVADEVRKLAEKTMTATKEVSSSVHAVLSAVDDSAGKATSATQAVAEADGLVARSGETLALIVSRCEDAAQAVRAIAASAKAQASAHDEINRAVSAIGEVAEETAMGMDEAAGSVTDLAGQAGELMRLIEDMRE is encoded by the coding sequence ATGACCCTGAAGTACAAGCTCATCTGTTTCTGTCTGGCCATCAGCATCCTGCCCCTTGCCGTCACCGGTGTCGTCAGCGTGCGCCAAGCCTCCGGCATCCTTGGCGAACAGGCCTTCGGCGGTCTGGCCGCCGCCAGGGACAGCCGCAAGGAGGCCCTGGAAGCCGCCGCCGCCACCTGGCTGCGCGAGGCCGCCATCATGGCCTCGGTCAAGGAAGTCTACAACGCCGTGGGCATGACCCGCGATTATTTCATGGGCACCAAGCCCGGCCAGCGGGCTCCCGTGGACACCCCGGACTACAAGGATCTCCACGAATACGTGGGGCCGGCCTTCGGTCCTTTTACCAAGGTGCTGGGCTTTGCCGACGCGCTGCTCGTGGCCGACGACGGCCGGGTGCTTTTCGGCGCGGCCAAGGGCAAGGAGGTGGGCGAGGACGTCAAGGAGGGGCCGCTTAAAAATACGAGTCTGGCCGCCGCCTGGCGCGGGGCCATGCAGGGCCACATCGTGTTCGCCGATTTCACCCCGTATCCGCCCCTTGGCGGCGAACCCACGGCCTTTGTGGCTGCGCCGGTGAAAAACCACACCGGCACCATGATCGAGGCCGCCGCCATCCTGCGCGTGCCCAAATCCGAATTGGCGCGCATCATGCGCCAGGGCGAGGGCACGGGCGTGACCCGCGACTTTCTGCTGGTCGGCGGCGACGGCGGTGTGCGGGTGGAAGCCGCCGCCTCCGAGACCGATGCCGCCGTGCCATCAGGCGATGCCGTGGCCCGGGCCCTGGCCGGCCAGACCGGCAATCTGACCGACAAGGACGCCTCGGGCCACGAAGCCCTGACGGCGTTCGCGCCGGTCCGCTTCGGCGACGTCACCTTCGCGCTTTTGGCCCGCACTCCGGCCTCCGAGGCCTTCGCCGCCGCCCATGGCCTGCGAAACGTGTCCCTGGCCGTGGCCGGCATAACGGCCGCGTTGGTGCTGCTCGCCGTCACCATCTTCCTGCGCCGGGAGATCCTCAAACCCCTGGCCGGCATTCTCACCTACCTGGCCGCCGTGACGCGCGGGGATTTCGCCGCCGCGCCGCCGGCGAAATGCAAGGGCGAGCTGGAGTCCCTGCGCTCGGGCCTGCTCCAGATGGTCGGCGAGATCAAAAACAAGCTGGGCTTTGCCTCGAGCATTCTCAAGGCCGTCACCATTCCCTGTCTGGTGGTGGATACGGCGGGCAAGGTCACCTTCGTCAATCCGCCGCTTTTACGCCTGCTCGGCCTGGACGCCGACTACAAGGCCGTGCTCGGCCGGCCGGTGGCCATGATTTTCGGGCCCAACGCCGCTGCCGCCGGCCAGATGACCGCCTGCCTCGACGACAACAACTGCCGGCTGGGCGTGGAATTCCTGCTGGACGACGGCCTGGGGGCCACGCGCCATGTGCGCATGGACACCGCGCCGCTCTACGACCTCGACGAGGGGCTCATCGGGGCCTTTGCCCTGGTGGTCGACCTGTCCGACGTCAAGTCCAAGGAAGCCATGATCGTCTCGCGCAACGAGGTGTTGCGCCGGGTGGCCGGAGAGGCCGAGGAGATCGCCCGCCACGTGGCCGCCAATGCCGAGGAGCTCTCCGGGCGCGTGGCCGCCGTGACCGACGGGGCCATGTCCCAGACCGCCCAGTTGCAGGAGACCGCCGCCGCCTTCGAGAGTCTGAACCAGGCCCTTGATGCCGTGGCCTCAGGAGCCGAGGGCGCGGCCTCGGGGGCCGAATCGGCCATGTCCGAGGCCAGGGCCGGTCGGGAGGCCGTGGAGCGCACGGCCAGGGCCATCGCCCAGGTCAACGGCATTTCCGACGCCCTGCGCCAGAGCATGGACGCCCTGGGCAGCCGGGCCGCCTCCATCGGCGGCATCATCGCCGTCATTTCCGACATCGCCGACCAGACCAACCTGCTGGCCTTAAATGCCGCCATCGAGGCCGCCCGGGCCGGCGAGGCCGGACGCGGCTTCGCCGTGGTGGCCGACGAGGTGCGAAAGCTGGCCGAAAAGACCATGACCGCGACCAAGGAGGTCTCTTCCTCGGTCCATGCCGTGCTTTCGGCCGTGGACGACAGCGCCGGCAAGGCGACCTCCGCCACCCAGGCCGTGGCCGAAGCCGACGGACTGGTGGCCCGCTCGGGCGAGACGTTGGCCCTGATCGTTTCGCGCTGCGAGGACGCGGCCCAGGCCGTGCGGGCCATCGCCGCTTCGGCCAAGGCCCAGGCCAGCGCCCACGACGAGATCAACCGGGCCGTGTCCGCCATCGGCGAGGTGGCCGAGGAAACGGCCATGGGCATGGACGAGGCGGCCGGCTCCGTCACCGACCTGGCCGGCCAGGCCGGTGAACTCATGCGCTTGATTGAAGATATGCGGGAGTAG
- a CDS encoding glycosyltransferase — protein sequence MPDSVDASPLVLHDAFAFPGGGEKVAVTLARAFEAGLFTGAYAPAAFPDGYFGPAVPHNLDAARNHPLAARISKTLAMCLAFENFARAETPFAIHSGSLAPLAHARIRAPQVLYCHTPPRILYDHREFYLSRQSALRRPLYALLLARYRRAYERAARAMDAIVANSETVRRRIERFLHLPATVVHPPVDTAAFRFLAQEPFYLSTARVDVLKRVDVIVEAFRHMPDKRLVVVSGGSELSRVRALAAGCPNIDILGWTPDDDLKRLVGSCLATIYIPRDEDFGISPVESMAAGKPVLGVREGGLTETVLDGETGILLPPDPGPRDVVQGIAALDAARCLAMRPACEARAKAFGEGVFVERMRRVVDGVRRG from the coding sequence ATGCCCGATTCCGTCGACGCCAGCCCCCTTGTTCTCCACGACGCCTTCGCCTTTCCCGGCGGCGGCGAAAAGGTGGCCGTGACCCTGGCCCGGGCCTTTGAAGCGGGCCTTTTTACGGGGGCCTATGCCCCGGCCGCCTTCCCCGACGGCTATTTCGGCCCGGCCGTGCCGCATAACCTCGACGCGGCCCGCAACCATCCCCTGGCCGCGCGCATCTCCAAGACCCTGGCCATGTGCCTGGCCTTCGAGAATTTCGCTCGCGCCGAAACGCCCTTCGCCATCCACAGCGGCTCCCTGGCTCCCCTGGCCCACGCCCGCATCCGCGCCCCGCAGGTGCTCTACTGCCACACGCCGCCGCGCATCCTCTACGATCACCGCGAATTTTACCTGTCCCGCCAATCCGCCCTGCGCCGGCCGCTCTATGCCCTGCTTTTGGCCCGCTACCGCCGCGCCTACGAACGCGCGGCCCGGGCCATGGACGCCATCGTGGCCAATTCCGAGACCGTGCGCCGCCGCATCGAGCGCTTTCTGCACCTGCCGGCCACGGTCGTGCACCCGCCCGTGGACACGGCCGCCTTCCGGTTCCTCGCCCAGGAACCCTTCTACCTGTCCACGGCCCGGGTGGACGTGCTCAAACGCGTGGACGTCATTGTCGAGGCCTTTCGCCATATGCCCGACAAGCGGCTGGTGGTGGTCTCGGGCGGCTCGGAACTTTCCCGCGTGCGCGCCCTCGCCGCCGGCTGCCCCAATATCGACATCCTCGGCTGGACGCCCGACGACGATCTGAAACGTCTCGTCGGCTCCTGTCTGGCCACGATCTACATCCCGCGCGACGAGGACTTCGGCATTTCCCCGGTGGAATCCATGGCCGCCGGCAAACCCGTGCTCGGCGTGCGCGAAGGCGGGCTGACCGAAACCGTCCTCGACGGCGAAACCGGCATCCTGCTGCCCCCGGACCCCGGCCCGCGCGACGTGGTGCAAGGCATTGCGGCCCTGGACGCGGCCCGGTGTCTGGCCATGCGCCCGGCCTGCGAAGCTCGGGCCAAGGCATTCGGTGAAGGCGTTTTCGTCGAGCGGATGCGGCGTGTGGTCGATGGCGTGAGGCGGGGATAG
- a CDS encoding glycosyltransferase family 4 protein → MKKLRVIVNAVPLATVNTGIGRYLRCLYGALERGYGDRLEIGYFDGKRVLREPPKPPENLAARSRLTDLLWKLPPTVALGVRLARHYQREWAFWRAARGYDVYHEAAFFPFRVPRGVRTVFTVHDLSLLTFPEHHPAERVRYFRMFFFRRLAWVSRFLAVSGFTRDEMVRVLGIDRDRIRVTWNAHEPEVFHPLETPLPSAVPERYFLFVGTYDPRKNMHVIPRALARSGLDVPLVTAGWTGWSRERLEGVPPIELGYTDDATLAALYTKALALVYPSIYEGFGLPVLEAMACGCPVVTSKLSSLPEVAGEAGIYLDDPSDAEGMARVLSRVAGDAALRREKGALGLARSREFSWDETARRTFEEFEKSLR, encoded by the coding sequence ATGAAAAAGCTACGCGTCATCGTCAACGCCGTGCCGTTGGCCACGGTGAATACGGGCATTGGCCGCTATTTGCGCTGTTTGTACGGGGCGTTGGAGCGGGGCTATGGCGACCGGTTGGAGATCGGCTATTTTGACGGCAAGCGGGTTCTGCGGGAGCCGCCGAAGCCGCCGGAGAATCTGGCCGCCCGGTCGCGGTTGACCGATCTGCTCTGGAAGCTGCCGCCGACGGTGGCGCTCGGGGTGCGGCTGGCCCGGCATTATCAGCGGGAATGGGCATTCTGGCGGGCGGCCCGGGGTTATGACGTCTATCATGAGGCGGCATTTTTCCCGTTTCGGGTCCCGAGGGGCGTCAGGACGGTGTTCACCGTGCATGACCTGTCCCTGCTGACCTTTCCCGAGCATCATCCGGCCGAGCGGGTGCGCTATTTCCGGATGTTTTTCTTCCGCAGGCTGGCCTGGGTTTCGCGGTTTCTGGCCGTGTCGGGCTTTACCCGGGACGAGATGGTCCGGGTGCTCGGCATCGACCGGGACCGCATACGGGTGACCTGGAACGCCCACGAGCCGGAGGTCTTTCATCCGCTGGAGACGCCCTTGCCCTCGGCGGTGCCGGAGCGGTACTTTTTGTTCGTGGGCACCTATGACCCGCGCAAGAACATGCATGTGATCCCCCGGGCCTTGGCCCGGTCGGGGCTGGACGTGCCCCTGGTCACGGCCGGCTGGACGGGCTGGTCCCGGGAACGGCTGGAAGGTGTCCCGCCCATCGAACTCGGCTACACCGACGACGCGACCCTGGCCGCGCTCTACACCAAGGCGTTGGCCCTGGTGTATCCCAGCATCTACGAGGGCTTCGGCCTGCCGGTGCTGGAGGCCATGGCCTGCGGCTGTCCGGTGGTGACCTCGAAGCTTTCGAGTCTGCCCGAGGTGGCGGGGGAGGCCGGGATCTATCTCGACGATCCGTCCGACGCCGAGGGCATGGCCCGGGTGCTTTCCCGGGTGGCCGGCGACGCCGCCTTGCGACGGGAGAAGGGGGCGCTTGGGCTTGCGCGGTCCCGGGAATTTTCCTGGGACGAGACGGCCCGGCGCACATTCGAGGAGTTTGAAAAGAGCCTGCGCTAA
- a CDS encoding ABC-F family ATP-binding cassette domain-containing protein: MSTCVTLRNIAKAFGVRRLFSDISLAVSEKERIGLIGPNGSGKSTLLKIMAGLEPADAGERTLRQGVRLSYVAQQDSFADGLTAQKAVSQAALAAFDRPEDDPEQLARVSVTLGRLGFEDPSVAVAELSGGWRKRLSMACSLVTEPDVLLLDEPTNHLDLASILWLERFLAAAPFAFVVVSHDRFFLEKVSKRTIELSAAYPQGYLSVDGPYSALLEAREAFLENQGALEQTLANKARREIEWLRRGPKARATKAKARIEAAGELFGELAATRTRNREITRAGIDFSGTGRQTKRLLVAEHLAKAYAGRPLFDDVDIVLSPGVRLGLTGPNGSGKSTLLRVLAGEERPDAGSVKCAPGLEVVVFDQKREQLDKEQTLRQAFTPDADSVIYRGSPVHVVTWAKRFALRPEQLDLPVGLLSGGEQARVLIARLMLRQADVLLLDEPTNDLDIPTLEMLEESLLEFPGAVVLITHDRSLLDRVSTVLLGLDGAGGSEVYADYAQWEGEFDAGLRERAREAKAKREPKAKPRPQAASAKKLSYKDQREYDGMEAAIGEAEAALEAARAALEDPGVASDGAELSRRLAVAQAAEATVEGLYARWAELEAKLAPPA, translated from the coding sequence ATGAGCACATGCGTTACACTGCGAAACATCGCCAAAGCCTTTGGCGTCCGTCGCCTTTTTTCCGATATCTCCCTGGCCGTTTCCGAAAAGGAACGCATCGGGCTGATCGGCCCCAACGGTTCGGGAAAATCCACGCTTTTAAAAATCATGGCCGGTCTGGAGCCCGCGGATGCGGGCGAGCGCACCCTGCGACAGGGGGTGCGGCTGTCCTATGTCGCCCAGCAGGACAGCTTCGCCGACGGCCTGACCGCGCAAAAGGCCGTGTCCCAGGCGGCGTTGGCCGCCTTTGACCGGCCGGAAGACGATCCGGAACAGTTGGCCCGGGTGTCCGTGACGCTGGGGCGGCTGGGCTTCGAGGACCCGTCCGTGGCCGTGGCGGAACTCTCCGGCGGCTGGCGCAAACGGTTGTCCATGGCCTGTTCCCTGGTGACCGAGCCCGATGTGCTGCTCCTCGACGAACCGACCAACCATCTGGATCTGGCTTCCATCCTCTGGCTCGAGCGGTTTTTGGCCGCCGCGCCCTTTGCTTTCGTGGTGGTCAGCCACGACCGTTTTTTTCTGGAAAAGGTGTCCAAGCGCACCATCGAACTCTCCGCCGCCTATCCCCAGGGATACCTCAGCGTGGACGGCCCCTACAGCGCGTTGCTCGAGGCCCGGGAGGCGTTTTTGGAGAACCAGGGCGCGCTGGAGCAGACGCTGGCCAACAAGGCCCGGCGTGAGATCGAATGGCTACGGCGCGGTCCCAAGGCCCGGGCCACCAAGGCCAAGGCCCGCATCGAGGCGGCGGGGGAGCTCTTTGGCGAGCTGGCCGCGACTCGGACCCGCAATCGGGAAATCACCAGGGCGGGCATCGATTTTTCCGGCACCGGCCGCCAGACCAAGCGATTGCTCGTGGCCGAACATCTGGCCAAGGCCTATGCCGGGCGGCCGCTTTTTGACGATGTCGATATCGTGCTTTCACCCGGCGTGCGGCTGGGGCTGACCGGGCCCAACGGTTCGGGCAAGTCCACGCTGTTGCGCGTGCTGGCCGGCGAGGAGCGCCCGGACGCGGGCTCGGTCAAATGCGCCCCGGGGCTCGAAGTCGTGGTCTTCGACCAGAAGCGCGAGCAGCTCGACAAGGAACAGACCCTGCGCCAGGCCTTCACCCCGGACGCGGACAGCGTCATCTACCGGGGCAGCCCCGTGCATGTGGTGACCTGGGCCAAGCGTTTCGCCCTGCGTCCGGAACAGCTCGATTTGCCGGTGGGGCTCCTCTCCGGCGGCGAACAGGCCCGGGTGCTCATCGCCCGGCTCATGCTGCGCCAGGCCGATGTGCTGCTCCTTGACGAACCGACCAACGACCTGGACATCCCGACCCTGGAGATGCTCGAGGAAAGCCTGCTGGAATTTCCCGGCGCAGTGGTGCTCATCACCCATGACCGGTCGCTGCTCGACCGCGTGTCCACGGTGCTTCTGGGCCTTGACGGCGCGGGCGGCTCGGAGGTCTACGCCGACTATGCCCAGTGGGAGGGCGAGTTCGACGCTGGGCTGCGCGAACGCGCCCGGGAGGCCAAGGCCAAACGGGAGCCCAAGGCCAAGCCCAGGCCCCAGGCCGCGTCGGCCAAGAAGCTCTCGTACAAGGATCAGCGCGAATACGACGGCATGGAAGCGGCCATAGGCGAGGCCGAGGCGGCCCTGGAGGCGGCCAGGGCGGCGCTCGAGGACCCGGGCGTGGCCTCGGACGGGGCCGAGCTCTCACGTCGGTTGGCGGTGGCCCAGGCGGCCGAGGCGACCGTGGAAGGGCTTTATGCGCGCTGGGCCGAGCTGGAGGCCAAGCTGGCGCCGCCCGCCTGA
- a CDS encoding NUDIX hydrolase — protein sequence MAVDCAVFGFAGEGLRVLAIKRGVPPFAGSWALPGGFVEAGETLLAAARRELAEETGVAAARLVEVGCFDALDRDPRGRVVSVAFAGLVRREHLTLRATTDAGEARWWDLSDRPALAFDHEAIVTAALEHVRAAMWERPLALELLGERFTLAEARAVYEAVAGAPFDVRNFRKRLLATGMVRPLDARESGVPHRAARYYARSRDAASGDRAG from the coding sequence CTGGCCGTGGACTGCGCGGTGTTCGGCTTTGCCGGGGAGGGCCTGCGTGTCTTGGCCATCAAGCGGGGCGTGCCGCCTTTTGCCGGGAGCTGGGCGCTGCCCGGCGGCTTCGTCGAGGCGGGGGAGACGCTGCTTGCGGCGGCGCGGCGGGAATTGGCGGAGGAAACGGGTGTGGCGGCGGCGCGGCTGGTTGAGGTCGGCTGTTTCGACGCCCTGGACCGGGACCCGCGCGGCCGGGTGGTGTCCGTGGCCTTTGCCGGGCTTGTGCGGCGCGAGCATTTGACGCTTCGGGCCACGACCGACGCCGGGGAGGCCCGCTGGTGGGACCTGTCGGACCGGCCGGCTTTGGCCTTCGACCACGAGGCGATCGTGACGGCCGCGTTGGAGCATGTGCGCGCGGCCATGTGGGAACGTCCCCTGGCTCTGGAGCTTTTGGGGGAGCGCTTCACCTTGGCCGAGGCCCGGGCCGTGTACGAGGCCGTGGCCGGCGCGCCGTTCGATGTGCGCAATTTCCGCAAGCGGCTTCTGGCCACGGGCATGGTGCGGCCCCTCGACGCCCGGGAAAGCGGGGTGCCCCACCGGGCGGCCCGGTACTACGCCAGAAGCCGGGACGCCGCGTCCGGCGACCGGGCCGGTTAA
- a CDS encoding queuosine salvage family protein — translation MSNSLFRRIRDETARVCRTARFVTINDDAIPAYAAGLDLAALAAPRHDPKSHYLGHGADTALFFLILDAVNFGSGYFPHLCKVPGRSGYFTVATRLTERFAAKGPLHADALLAMTPHAAAELFQQDATDPVVMELMGLFARALHDLGRLLDQEYGGSAPRLIEAASGSAERLCRILAQMELFRDEQPYMGHATAFYKRAQLTAADLAVAFDGQGPGRFDDLGELTVFADNLVPHVLRLDGILRFEAGFTARIAAGELLEKDSPQEVEMRAATVQAVERMAAVLRERGQKASPLQLDFLLWNKGQRPASKAVPRPRCRTWYY, via the coding sequence ATGTCCAATTCCCTTTTCAGGCGCATCCGCGACGAGACGGCCCGGGTTTGCCGCACGGCCCGCTTCGTGACCATAAACGACGACGCGATCCCCGCCTATGCCGCCGGGCTGGACCTGGCCGCCCTGGCCGCACCCCGGCACGACCCGAAAAGCCATTACCTCGGCCACGGCGCGGACACGGCCCTTTTTTTCCTCATCCTCGACGCCGTCAATTTCGGCTCAGGCTACTTTCCCCACCTGTGCAAGGTGCCGGGGCGCTCGGGCTACTTCACCGTGGCCACCCGGTTGACCGAACGCTTTGCCGCCAAAGGCCCGCTTCACGCGGATGCGCTTTTGGCCATGACGCCGCATGCGGCGGCGGAGCTGTTCCAGCAGGATGCCACGGACCCGGTAGTCATGGAACTCATGGGGCTTTTCGCCCGGGCTCTTCACGACCTGGGGCGGCTCTTGGATCAGGAGTACGGCGGCAGCGCGCCGCGCCTCATCGAGGCGGCTTCGGGCAGCGCCGAACGCCTGTGCCGCATCCTGGCGCAAATGGAACTTTTCCGGGACGAGCAGCCGTATATGGGGCACGCCACGGCCTTTTACAAGCGGGCCCAGCTCACGGCGGCGGATCTCGCCGTGGCCTTCGACGGCCAGGGACCGGGACGCTTTGACGATCTGGGGGAACTGACCGTTTTCGCGGACAACCTGGTGCCCCATGTACTGCGCCTGGACGGCATCCTGCGCTTCGAGGCCGGGTTCACGGCGCGCATCGCCGCCGGAGAGTTGCTGGAAAAGGATTCGCCGCAGGAGGTGGAAATGCGGGCAGCCACGGTCCAGGCCGTGGAGCGCATGGCGGCGGTCCTGCGGGAGCGCGGCCAGAAAGCGAGCCCGTTGCAGCTCGATTTCCTGCTCTGGAACAAAGGCCAACGGCCCGCTTCCAAAGCCGTGCCCCGCCCCCGCTGCCGTACGTGGTATTATTAG